In a single window of the Nilaparvata lugens isolate BPH chromosome 1, ASM1435652v1, whole genome shotgun sequence genome:
- the LOC111059132 gene encoding ankyrin repeat domain-containing protein 26-like: protein MENTSNSFWNICGDKDELHQALKIVKEELFVLGYPAIHKFPTTDSSNDGLVIDLINTTWNLTREVKKHRLQKKDTINDQSYQKQRSEQSQKELEKLQGKVDMLEMQNKRLHNDLQNASSGKDEAVKDTSLAKDNIEQLKKIMDFNNRRYIINLRKKELELRSLQNKFENLCKTGTRDNVRKEDENNLNKSNTNESNKQIELEKNSHRRVVSRLEKNLEELVGENINLQQHFEKLGRIIYNVHARISSIKRTYLDSEEVEMPDQEQLFQLSCNESMDSYFGSISQIIEDTFDALINKLSQQ from the exons ATGGAGAATACAAGTAATTCCTTTTGGAATATTTGTGGTGACAAGGATGAATTACATCAAGCTTTAAAGATTGTAAAAGAG GAGTTATTTGTCTTGGGCTATCCAGCTATTCACAAATTCCCAACAACTGATTCAAGCAATGATGGTCTTGTGATTGATTTGATCAACACAACATGGAATCTCACAAGAGAAGTTAAAAAGCACAGGTTACAAAAGAAGGACACTATCAATGATCAATCTTATCAAAAGCAAAGGAGTGAGCAGTCACAG AAAGAGCTGGAAAAACTACAAGGCAAAGTTGACATGTTAGAGATGCAAAACAAAAGGTTACATAACGATTTACAGAATGCTAGTTCAGGCAAAGACGAAGCAGTAAAAGACACTTCACTTGCCAAGGATAAT ATAGAACAATTGAAAAAGATCATGGATTTTAACAATAGACGGTACATAATCAATCTCAGGAAAAAAGAATTGGAGCTTAGAAGTCtgcaaaataaatttgagaacCTTTGTAAGACAG GAACAAGAGACAATGTGAGAAAAGAAGATGAGAATAATCTAAATAAGAGTAACACGAATGAAAGTAACAAACAGATTGAGTT AGAGAAGAATAGCCACAGGAGGGTTGTGTCGAGACTGGagaaaaatttggaagaattGGTTGGAGAAAATATTAATCTCCAGCAACACTTTGAAAAACTTGGACGAATAATTTACAATGTCCATGCAAGAATTTCTTCTATAAAG AGAACATATCTGGACAGCGAAGAAGTGGAAATGCCTGACCAAgaacaattatttcaattatcttgCAATGAAAGCATGGATTCCTATTTCGGTTCTATTTCTCAAATTATAGAGGACACTTTCGATGCattgatcaataaattatcgcaacaGTAA
- the LOC111059348 gene encoding hydrocephalus-inducing protein isoform X2 — protein MDSNPLTEVGSLQKRPYTMNIFCYQECSVQYEIAFHNDTSSEYIWYSVSIRFEPCPVLERFSLTTKVRQDVYLEITLVRKLPSSASFRLAEAIDSIHTEPVSFNAGDEARIAVRYFPLFIENERICTLKIHSPELGEFVYSLILSANEPLSEEAVTITTEIGSSVRLSLPVMNHSNETCNFSYKNSHPYFKCEKDVVAKPGQKVHLQLEFEPECIGKIKTQLEVSSKSAGIFRFPVTAYCTKPAPKGPLFISSNKNTLVLVKNVFGSRQAFTWTIDNENFIVRTSKQNIKPSEHLELAIGLKIQNEQTVKNIHPQIPITGKLVISCEELGIDWIFYLRNGNEE, from the exons ATGGATAGTAATCCACTGACCGAAGTTGGAAGTTTGCAGAAAAGACCTTACACTATGAACATATTTTGTTACCAGGAATGTTCTGTCCAATATGAA ATTGCCTTTCATAACGATACGTCATCAGAATACATTTGGTATTCAGTTTCGATAAGATTCGAGCCTTGTCCTGTTCTTGAGAGGTTCTCACTCACAACAAAGGTGCGACAGGACGTCTACTTAGAAATAACTCTTGTCAGGAAACTTCCAAGTTCTGCGTCCTTTCGTTTAGCGGAAGCGATTGATTCTATCCATACAGAACCTGTAAGCTTCAATGCTGGTGATGAG GCCAGAATAGCTGTGAGGTACTTTCCACTTTTTATCGAGAACGAAAGAATCTGTACTCTGAAAATTCATAGTCCTGAACTTGGAGAATTCGTCTATTCGTTGATTTTGTCAGCAAACGAACCATTATCTGAGGAAGCTGTTACTATCACAACAGAAATCGGTAGCTCTGTTAGATTGTCTTTGCCTGTGATGAACCATTCCAATGAAACTTGCAATTTCAGCTACAAG AACTCACATCCatatttcaaatgtgagaaagaTGTTGTTGCTAAACCGGGTCAAAAAGTGCACCTGCAATTGGAGTTTGAGCCTGAgtgtattggaaaaattaagACCCAACTCGAAGTCAGCTCTAAATCGGCAGGCATTTTCAG GTTCCCTGTGACTGCTTACTGTACCAAACCTGCTCCCAAAGGGCCGCTATTTATAAGTTCTAACAAAAACACACTAGTGCttgtaaaaaatgtttttggtTCCCGTCAAGCATTCACATGGACTATTGACAATGAGAACTTCATTGTTCGGACctcaaaacaaaatatcaaacCAAGTGAg CATCTCGAATTAGCGATTGGTTTGAAGATTCAAAATGAGCAAACTGTGAAAAATATTCATCCACAAATACCTATTACTGGAAAACTTGTTATCAGTTGTGAAGAACTTGGTATTGACTGGATTTTCTACTTGAGAAACGgcaatgaagaataa
- the LOC111051117 gene encoding beta-chimaerin-like isoform X3: protein MTKDMSDLPTHSFGHNGSHYKVRLKKRAPELLDGGGVEGEVDCDKPHAFRVHTFKGLNWCEFCGNFLWGFTAQGVKCEDCGLSAHAKCGARVPADCCPRLKQMRGVFGVDLTSLLKV from the exons ATGACTAAAGACATGAGTGATTTACCTACACACTCATTTGGACATAATGGCTCACATTATAAAGTCAG ACTGAAGAAGCGCGCGCCCGAGCTGTTGGATGGTGGCGGGGTGGAGGGAGAGGTTGACTGTGACAAGCCACATGCCTTCAGAGTGCACACGTTCAAGGGCCTCAACTGGTGCGAGTTTTGCGGCAACTTTCTGTGGGGATTCACAGCCCAGGGGGTCAAGTGTGAAG ATTGTGGCCTATCAGCGCACGCCAAGTGTGGGGCTAGAGTGCCAGCTGACTGTTGTCCCAGGCTCAAACAGATGCGAGGCGTTTTCGGAGTTGATCTCACTTCACTGCTCAAG
- the LOC111059348 gene encoding hydrocephalus-inducing protein isoform X1: MNIPCKTNTVKSLLLKNWLPFLQSFRKEIKLVKSSIAEPICTMDSNPLTEVGSLQKRPYTMNIFCYQECSVQYEIAFHNDTSSEYIWYSVSIRFEPCPVLERFSLTTKVRQDVYLEITLVRKLPSSASFRLAEAIDSIHTEPVSFNAGDEARIAVRYFPLFIENERICTLKIHSPELGEFVYSLILSANEPLSEEAVTITTEIGSSVRLSLPVMNHSNETCNFSYKNSHPYFKCEKDVVAKPGQKVHLQLEFEPECIGKIKTQLEVSSKSAGIFRFPVTAYCTKPAPKGPLFISSNKNTLVLVKNVFGSRQAFTWTIDNENFIVRTSKQNIKPSEHLELAIGLKIQNEQTVKNIHPQIPITGKLVISCEELGIDWIFYLRNGNEE, from the exons TTTCAGAAAGGAAATCAAACTTGTTAAAAGCTCAATTGCTGAGCCAATTTGCACAATGGATAGTAATCCACTGACCGAAGTTGGAAGTTTGCAGAAAAGACCTTACACTATGAACATATTTTGTTACCAGGAATGTTCTGTCCAATATGAA ATTGCCTTTCATAACGATACGTCATCAGAATACATTTGGTATTCAGTTTCGATAAGATTCGAGCCTTGTCCTGTTCTTGAGAGGTTCTCACTCACAACAAAGGTGCGACAGGACGTCTACTTAGAAATAACTCTTGTCAGGAAACTTCCAAGTTCTGCGTCCTTTCGTTTAGCGGAAGCGATTGATTCTATCCATACAGAACCTGTAAGCTTCAATGCTGGTGATGAG GCCAGAATAGCTGTGAGGTACTTTCCACTTTTTATCGAGAACGAAAGAATCTGTACTCTGAAAATTCATAGTCCTGAACTTGGAGAATTCGTCTATTCGTTGATTTTGTCAGCAAACGAACCATTATCTGAGGAAGCTGTTACTATCACAACAGAAATCGGTAGCTCTGTTAGATTGTCTTTGCCTGTGATGAACCATTCCAATGAAACTTGCAATTTCAGCTACAAG AACTCACATCCatatttcaaatgtgagaaagaTGTTGTTGCTAAACCGGGTCAAAAAGTGCACCTGCAATTGGAGTTTGAGCCTGAgtgtattggaaaaattaagACCCAACTCGAAGTCAGCTCTAAATCGGCAGGCATTTTCAG GTTCCCTGTGACTGCTTACTGTACCAAACCTGCTCCCAAAGGGCCGCTATTTATAAGTTCTAACAAAAACACACTAGTGCttgtaaaaaatgtttttggtTCCCGTCAAGCATTCACATGGACTATTGACAATGAGAACTTCATTGTTCGGACctcaaaacaaaatatcaaacCAAGTGAg CATCTCGAATTAGCGATTGGTTTGAAGATTCAAAATGAGCAAACTGTGAAAAATATTCATCCACAAATACCTATTACTGGAAAACTTGTTATCAGTTGTGAAGAACTTGGTATTGACTGGATTTTCTACTTGAGAAACGgcaatgaagaataa